The Feifania hominis DNA window TGCGTGGACCGTGGCCATCATCGCGGTGAGCGTGGCCTTTGAAAAGCTCTTTTTGTACGCGCTTCGCGCAGCGGGGCGGCGCATTGTGACAGGAGGTGGCGCGCGTGGACATTGAGGTGAGAGATCTCACCAAGAGCTATGGCGGGCGCGTGGCGCTGCGCCCGGTGAGCTTTTGTCTGCCGCAGGGGGGCGTGCTCTACGTGATGGGCGCGTCCGGCGGCGGAAAGACGACGCTGCTGCACCTGATGATGGGCCTTGTGCGCCCCGACGGGGGAACGCTCACGGGCCTTTCGGGCAGACGCCTCGGCGCCGTGTTTCAGGAGAACCGCCTGTGTGAGCAGCTCGACGCGCCGGAGAATGTGGCGCTCGTACCGGGGGGAGACCGCCCGCGCAGGGAGCTGCTCGGACACTTCGCGCGAGTCGGTCTCACCGAGGCCGACTGCAAAAAGCCGGTCTCGCAGCTCTCGGGCGGCCAGAAGCGGCGCGTTGCTATTGTGCGCGCGCTTCTCTCGGACGCCGAGGTGCTCTTTTTCGACGAGCCTTTCAAGGGGCTTGACGCCGAGACCCGCCGCCGGGTCGTCTCATACACGGCGCAGGAGAGACGCGCGCGCAGCATGGTGATCGTCACCCACGACGGGGGGGACCGGGACCTGCTGCCGGGGGCGGAGCTTGTGCTCTCGGGAAATGTGAATAATCCGTGAAAAACCGCAAATTCTGTGGACAAGGCCGCCGCGCGGCGGTATAATAAGAGCCGTTACCCGGCTCTTACGGGTGATTCCGCCGGCAGGCGGACCGGTTCGCAAGTCTGCGGTTTTTTGCTGCGCGGCCGGCTGCCCGCCAAACGTTAGGAGGAAAGACCTTGAAACGCATCAAAAAGGCGCTTGCCGTACTACTCTCTGCCGGTCTGCTGCTCGGGCTCTTCGCGGGATGTTCCTCGAAAGACCCGGTGGTCGCGACCGTGCTCGGGCTCGACATCACCGCCTCGGAATACCGCTACTACCTGAATTTGCAGCGCAGCAGCTACATTGAGGCCACGGGCCTTACCTACGACCAGATCGGGAATGTCGCCATGGACGAAGAGGGAACCACTGTCGAGGAGTTCTCGCGCCAGACGGCGCTGAACCTCTGCGCGGTCAACCGTGTGCTCGACTGGAAGTTTGACGATCTCGGCCTCAAGCTCACCGATGAGGACAACAACACCGTTGAGACCCAGATTGCCAGCCTCAAGAGCTACTATGGCAGCGAGTCCAATTTCAAAAAAATGCTCAAGACCAACAATCTCACCGAGCAGGCGTTTCGCAACGTGCTGATGGCTTCAGTCAAGAGCCAGCGCATCGCGAACTATCTCTACGATGTGGACGGCCCGCAGGAGATCAGCGAGGATGAGATGCGCGAGTATTTCAACGACCAGTTTGTGCGCGTCAAGCAGATTGCCATCAAGACGGTCAACGACGCGGGCGGCGCGCTCGACGAGGAGACCATGAAAGCGCAGGAGCAGCTGTGCTACGACACCATCGACCGCATTCAGAAAAACGGCGAGGACTTTGAGACCGTCATGAGCGAGGTCAGCGAAGACACCGAGATGAAAGACGACCCGGACGGCTACATCTTTGACATCAACGCCGAATACGACGAGCAGTTCATGGAGCTTGCGTTTGGCCTGAAAGAGGGCTACGTGGGTATGGCACAGACCTCGTGGGGCTACTCGATCATCAAGAAGTATCCGCTCGACGACGAGAAGTACTTTGAGGACAACCGCGACTATGTGCTCACCATGATGAAAGGCAAGCGCATCGACGAGCTGGTCGGTCAGCTTGTCGTCGACAACCAGCCGGTGGTCGACGAGGCCGCCCTCGAGGAGGCATCGAAGCTGCCCAGCGAGCTGGCAAAGGCAAATTCATAAGCGATCAAGCCGCGTTTCGACGCGGCTTTTTCACATAATTTGACGCCCGGCGTATACAATGACATTACCCGCGTAACAGGGAGCGATACGGTTTTTCTGGGCAAAGTCAGAGCCCGGCTGTCCCGTCTGCCCTGCCAGACGCTGATTTCGCTCAGGAAAAATTTTGGCGGATCTGCAAATGTGAGAAATTGGCGCTGGCGCCGAGGCGGATTTCCTGCAGACGGACTGCCCCCTGTCCACGCGTGGCAGCGAAAAGAAGGAGTGTGTGACCATGAAACCGATTCTCTATTTCAAAATGGCGAGCTGTCCCTACTGCCGCGAGGCCGACCGCTTTCTCGAGGAACTCAAGGGTGAAAACCCCGCCTACCGGGACATCCCGATGCAGGTGGTGTTTGAGGAGCGCGAACCCGCGCTCGCCGAGCAGTACGACTACTACTATGTGCCGACGTTCTATGTCGACGGCGTCAAGCGCCATGAGGGCGCGCTGACCAGAGAAAAGCTCAAAGCCGTGCTCGACGAGGCTCTCGGCTGAGCCGACTTTTTTCCATTTGCCACTGCATAATTGTTCCAGACTTTACAAATAATATGGCAGGACGAACAAGACCGGCGGGGCGTGGCCCTCAGGGTTGTTGAGACGAAATAAGCCATTATTTGTATTGGAGGAACGACAGGGTTATGAAAGCGACAGGAATTGTCAGGAGAATTGACGATCTGGGGCGCGTCGTCATTCCCAAGGAGATCCGGCGCACCATGCGGATCCGTGAGGGAGCGCCCCTTGAGATCTACACCGACCGCGACGGCGAGGTGATCTTCAAAAAATACTCG harbors:
- a CDS encoding ATP-binding cassette domain-containing protein, with amino-acid sequence MDIEVRDLTKSYGGRVALRPVSFCLPQGGVLYVMGASGGGKTTLLHLMMGLVRPDGGTLTGLSGRRLGAVFQENRLCEQLDAPENVALVPGGDRPRRELLGHFARVGLTEADCKKPVSQLSGGQKRRVAIVRALLSDAEVLFFDEPFKGLDAETRRRVVSYTAQERRARSMVIVTHDGGDRDLLPGAELVLSGNVNNP
- a CDS encoding SurA N-terminal domain-containing protein; this encodes MKRIKKALAVLLSAGLLLGLFAGCSSKDPVVATVLGLDITASEYRYYLNLQRSSYIEATGLTYDQIGNVAMDEEGTTVEEFSRQTALNLCAVNRVLDWKFDDLGLKLTDEDNNTVETQIASLKSYYGSESNFKKMLKTNNLTEQAFRNVLMASVKSQRIANYLYDVDGPQEISEDEMREYFNDQFVRVKQIAIKTVNDAGGALDEETMKAQEQLCYDTIDRIQKNGEDFETVMSEVSEDTEMKDDPDGYIFDINAEYDEQFMELAFGLKEGYVGMAQTSWGYSIIKKYPLDDEKYFEDNRDYVLTMMKGKRIDELVGQLVVDNQPVVDEAALEEASKLPSELAKANS
- a CDS encoding thioredoxin family protein — its product is MKPILYFKMASCPYCREADRFLEELKGENPAYRDIPMQVVFEEREPALAEQYDYYYVPTFYVDGVKRHEGALTREKLKAVLDEALG